In Porphyromonas cangingivalis, a genomic segment contains:
- the radA gene encoding DNA repair protein RadA codes for MAKKDNKIVYLCSSCGDDFPKWVGKCPSCGAWNTLKEYTVRPESTKNRAVTDLLDRRPIPLNEVSGEEAPRVDMLDGELNRVLGGGLVKGSLVLIGGEPGIGKSTLVLQSVVRHNSLNTLYVSGEESPGQIKLRADRLIDTEQCNQCKLFSETDLDLIIQTAINEQPDLLVIDSIQTMQTASADSSAGSLTQVKECTSALLAFAKEYNIPILIIGHITKDGNLAGPKIMEHLVDTVLRFEGDQNHQYRILRSLKNRFGNTSEIGIYEMRSEGLREVSNPSELLLTGSDDTLSGVCIAATIEGVRPLLIEVQALVSSAIYGTPQRSATGADIRRMNMLLAVLEKRAGFKLIQKDVFLNIAGGLRISDPALDLSILASVLSSNLDLPIPRHVCVTGEVGLSGEVRAVSRIDQRISEAKKIGFSTIVIPKDNTKGMDFSGVGIRVVPVSRVDEAFRFLFKEA; via the coding sequence ATGGCAAAGAAGGACAACAAGATCGTCTACCTATGCTCTTCGTGTGGTGATGACTTCCCCAAATGGGTAGGCAAGTGCCCATCTTGCGGAGCATGGAATACCCTCAAGGAGTACACTGTCCGTCCGGAGTCAACGAAGAATCGTGCTGTGACAGATCTTTTGGACAGACGACCTATACCACTCAATGAGGTCTCGGGCGAGGAGGCTCCGAGGGTAGACATGTTGGACGGTGAGCTCAACCGAGTGCTGGGTGGGGGGCTCGTCAAGGGTTCTCTCGTACTTATCGGAGGAGAGCCGGGAATCGGCAAAAGTACCCTTGTCCTTCAGTCCGTTGTCCGACACAACAGTCTCAACACTCTCTATGTCTCAGGCGAAGAGAGCCCGGGACAGATCAAACTCCGTGCAGACAGACTGATCGATACTGAGCAGTGCAACCAATGCAAACTCTTCAGTGAGACTGATCTCGATCTCATCATACAGACAGCCATCAATGAGCAACCCGACCTCTTGGTCATCGACTCCATACAGACCATGCAGACGGCCTCTGCGGACTCATCGGCAGGCAGCCTCACGCAGGTCAAAGAATGTACATCTGCCCTTCTTGCCTTTGCCAAAGAGTACAATATACCCATCCTCATCATCGGACACATCACCAAGGATGGCAACCTTGCAGGTCCAAAGATCATGGAGCACCTTGTGGATACCGTCCTACGCTTCGAGGGTGATCAGAACCACCAGTACCGCATCTTACGTAGTCTGAAAAACCGCTTTGGGAACACTTCCGAGATAGGCATCTACGAGATGAGATCGGAGGGACTGAGGGAAGTATCCAACCCGTCCGAACTACTACTCACGGGATCTGATGACACCCTCAGCGGTGTCTGCATCGCGGCCACCATCGAAGGTGTACGCCCTCTCCTCATCGAGGTACAAGCCCTGGTCAGCTCGGCCATATATGGTACACCCCAACGCTCTGCGACGGGTGCTGATATCCGTCGTATGAATATGTTGCTCGCAGTGCTCGAAAAGCGTGCGGGATTTAAGCTCATCCAGAAGGATGTCTTCCTCAACATAGCCGGAGGACTACGTATCTCAGACCCGGCACTCGACCTTTCGATATTGGCTTCGGTCCTCTCCTCCAACCTTGACCTGCCCATCCCTCGACATGTCTGTGTAACGGGAGAAGTCGGTCTGAGTGGTGAAGTGAGAGCGGTCTCACGTATCGATCAACGCATCAGCGAAGCAAAAAAAATCGGTTTCTCGACCATCGTCATTCCTAAGGACAACACCAAGGGTATGGACTTCTCCGGCGTCGGTATCCGAGTGGTACCGGTGTCTCGAGTCGACGAAGCCTTCAGATTTCTCTTCAAAGAAGCCTGA
- a CDS encoding dimethylarginine dimethylaminohydrolase family protein, producing the protein MIQLNVHDECGTLKTVVVGLGTEPGRRPTLTEAYDAKSYNSLIQNIYPSDDALEREVKGLAETLTAQGIEVLRPESIHDCNQIFARDVAFVIEDKIIRANIISDRAAELQAYDKIFADIDPAKVITPPSHVHIEGGDVLLYFDKIFLGTYLSPNYSQYKMARTNKYAIGFLKDLFPHKEIIPLELVKHDTDPYTGVLHLDCCFQPIGGDKCILFPGGFRHREDWEYLVELFGVENTFIITREEMFQMNPNVFSLSPTKVVIDSTFTRLKGWLNARGIETVEVAYREVSKLGGLLRCTTLPLRREYK; encoded by the coding sequence ATGATCCAACTAAATGTACATGACGAATGCGGGACACTCAAGACCGTGGTCGTGGGGCTGGGCACAGAGCCCGGCAGACGCCCTACTCTGACAGAGGCCTATGATGCGAAGTCTTACAACTCCCTCATCCAAAATATATACCCTTCTGACGACGCTCTCGAACGTGAAGTTAAGGGTCTTGCAGAGACTCTTACAGCTCAGGGGATAGAGGTCCTTCGCCCCGAAAGCATCCACGACTGCAATCAGATCTTTGCTCGTGATGTGGCATTTGTCATTGAAGATAAGATCATCCGTGCCAATATCATATCCGATCGTGCGGCGGAACTACAAGCCTATGACAAGATCTTTGCAGACATCGATCCGGCCAAGGTCATCACCCCTCCCTCACACGTACACATCGAAGGCGGAGACGTCCTCTTGTATTTTGACAAGATTTTCCTCGGCACTTACCTATCGCCCAACTACTCCCAATACAAGATGGCGAGGACCAACAAGTATGCCATAGGCTTCCTCAAGGATCTTTTCCCACATAAGGAGATCATCCCTTTGGAATTGGTCAAGCACGACACCGATCCTTACACAGGGGTGCTACACCTTGACTGTTGTTTCCAACCCATCGGAGGAGACAAGTGTATCCTCTTCCCCGGAGGGTTCCGTCACAGAGAGGATTGGGAGTACTTGGTCGAACTCTTCGGGGTCGAAAACACGTTCATCATCACTCGTGAGGAGATGTTCCAGATGAACCCCAATGTCTTCAGCCTTTCGCCCACAAAGGTCGTCATCGACAGCACCTTCACTCGTCTCAAAGGCTGGCTCAACGCTCGTGGCATAGAGACCGTCGAAGTAGCATACAGAGAGGTATCCAAGCTCGGTGGTCTGCTCCGCTGCACGACCCTCCCCCTACGTAGAGAATACAAGTAA
- a CDS encoding low molecular weight protein-tyrosine-phosphatase: protein MNLKYKILFVCLGNICRSPMAEAVADKLIKSQGLEHLEVDSAGIMGYHEGDKADPRMRKHGGERGYAVTSISRPVTYQDFEDFDLIVGMDDSNIRALYDKAPSVEASRKIVRMADYLTSHPDYDHIPDPYYGGAKGFDLVIDLLEDGVTNLLKQLPKK from the coding sequence ATGAATCTCAAATACAAAATACTCTTTGTTTGTCTTGGCAACATCTGTCGTTCGCCCATGGCCGAGGCTGTGGCAGACAAGTTGATCAAGTCTCAAGGATTGGAGCATCTCGAAGTGGACTCTGCCGGCATCATGGGTTATCACGAGGGAGACAAGGCTGATCCTCGTATGCGCAAGCACGGTGGCGAACGAGGTTATGCCGTGACCTCAATCTCTCGTCCCGTGACCTACCAAGACTTCGAGGACTTTGATCTCATTGTCGGTATGGATGACAGTAATATCCGTGCCCTGTACGACAAAGCTCCAAGTGTCGAAGCCTCTCGGAAGATCGTCCGTATGGCGGACTACCTCACCTCGCATCCTGATTACGATCACATCCCGGATCCCTATTACGGTGGAGCTAAGGGGTTCGACCTCGTGATCGATCTTTTGGAAGACGGAGTGACCAATCTTCTCAAGCAACTCCCTAAAAAATAA
- a CDS encoding metal ABC transporter solute-binding protein, Zn/Mn family, which produces MKRLLKGLLFFLPLMALLMTACTAKKSDKPVITVSIAPERFFVGRIAGEGYQVNVLVPKDANPEMYDPTPRDIAAIAHSDLYFYMGSLPFEHMWLTAIKEQNADIKCIDISSHLPLKEHSCDHCHDGHVHGDPHFWSSITGAKAIAKGIYEGLVEMYPGDADTFHANYEILIRDIEALERECRELFDDLEHRAFIIYHPSLSYFADEWHLDQRAIEREGKEPTPAHLSDLIGKAKADGVRLVFIQEEFDVKNAEIVAKEIGAKTVLIRPLDEDWMGQIRLLIDAFASQKDE; this is translated from the coding sequence ATGAAAAGATTGTTGAAAGGGTTATTGTTTTTTCTTCCTCTTATGGCACTATTGATGACAGCTTGTACGGCAAAGAAGTCCGACAAGCCTGTGATCACCGTGAGCATCGCTCCCGAACGTTTCTTCGTCGGGCGTATAGCCGGTGAGGGTTATCAAGTGAATGTCCTTGTGCCTAAGGATGCAAATCCTGAAATGTACGATCCGACACCAAGGGATATAGCTGCCATCGCGCACTCTGATCTTTATTTCTATATGGGTTCTTTGCCTTTCGAGCACATGTGGCTCACTGCAATCAAGGAACAAAATGCGGACATAAAGTGCATCGATATCTCCTCGCATCTGCCTCTGAAAGAGCACTCTTGTGATCACTGTCATGATGGACATGTGCATGGGGATCCTCACTTCTGGTCTTCTATCACGGGAGCAAAGGCGATTGCCAAAGGAATATACGAGGGACTTGTGGAGATGTACCCCGGAGATGCCGACACATTTCATGCGAACTATGAGATCCTGATCCGGGACATCGAAGCTCTTGAAAGAGAGTGTCGTGAGCTCTTTGATGACCTTGAGCATCGTGCCTTTATCATCTATCATCCTTCGTTGAGTTATTTTGCGGATGAGTGGCATCTTGATCAGCGTGCCATCGAAAGAGAGGGAAAAGAGCCGACTCCTGCCCACTTGAGTGACTTGATTGGCAAGGCCAAGGCCGATGGTGTGCGATTGGTGTTTATCCAAGAAGAGTTTGACGTCAAGAATGCAGAGATTGTCGCAAAAGAGATCGGAGCAAAGACGGTCTTGATCCGTCCTCTCGATGAGGATTGGATGGGGCAGATCCGTCTGTTGATTGACGCTTTTGCTTCCCAAAAAGATGAATAA
- a CDS encoding response regulator transcription factor — translation MEQKMRVFFCEDDENLGMLLREYLVAKGYDAVLFTDGEAGYKNFVKESDSYDICVLDVMMPKKDGFSLAADIKEINPDMPIIFLTAKTMKEDVLEGFKLGADDYLSKPFSMEELIFRIEAVLRRVKGKKAKEVPFYKVGEFLFDTQKQTLTIGEKVTKLTTKECELLNLLCAHANEILERNYALKSIWNEDSYFNARSMDVYITKLRKLLKDDPRVEIINIHGKGYKLITPASEYPMNGDNVQVI, via the coding sequence ATGGAACAAAAAATGAGAGTCTTCTTTTGCGAAGATGACGAAAATCTGGGGATGTTGCTTCGTGAATATCTGGTAGCCAAGGGATATGATGCAGTTCTATTCACTGACGGTGAAGCCGGGTATAAAAACTTCGTCAAGGAATCGGATTCTTACGACATCTGTGTCCTCGACGTGATGATGCCTAAGAAAGACGGCTTCTCTCTTGCGGCAGACATCAAGGAGATCAATCCTGATATGCCTATCATCTTCTTGACCGCAAAGACAATGAAAGAAGATGTGCTTGAGGGCTTCAAACTCGGTGCGGATGACTATCTCTCCAAGCCTTTCAGCATGGAAGAACTCATCTTCCGTATCGAGGCTGTCTTGCGCCGTGTCAAGGGTAAAAAGGCTAAGGAAGTGCCATTCTATAAGGTCGGCGAATTTCTCTTTGACACTCAGAAGCAGACCTTGACCATAGGCGAAAAGGTGACCAAGTTGACCACAAAGGAGTGTGAGCTTCTCAATCTCCTTTGCGCTCACGCTAACGAAATCCTTGAGCGTAACTATGCCCTCAAGAGCATTTGGAACGAAGATTCATATTTCAATGCTCGCAGTATGGACGTCTACATTACCAAGCTTCGCAAGCTCCTCAAGGATGACCCACGTGTGGAGATCATCAATATCCACGGTAAGGGGTACAAACTCATCACGCCCGCTTCAGAGTATCCCATGAATGGGGATAATGTGCAAGTGATTTAA
- a CDS encoding DNA/RNA non-specific endonuclease, with product MKRNINILAMASLVMLLFLQCSSCDHKPPQPEDESSVAFDPRFVNGNKVGFQETQIFVNIATNHGWTLTLSSDQDFVEADVLSGNGNSSITLFIRRNEGAERRAEIKVDFSNGLTKTLTLVQLKANEITPDPALASRLEIPKLSGDADSRFVAHYARTTAGKEVMNYCLEFVLSKHQSRWVAFRFDDETRPKNVKRQDTWSDDPKLLGLTAMGTYPYFQGIDMDRGHMVASNDRVFSKEANDQTFYYSNIAPQIGKKFNQYIWQELENKVANWGRSSNLADTLYVVKGITIDKPSDIIGYITSKGNKVTVPVAKKWYMALLKIKDGKYSAIGFIFDHKEYTSTAILPAYRRTIKELQDEVGVDFFHLLPDDVENEVERTVTIKHWPGI from the coding sequence ATGAAAAGGAATATAAATATACTCGCCATGGCATCCCTTGTGATGCTGCTGTTTTTGCAATGCTCAAGTTGCGACCACAAACCACCCCAACCGGAGGATGAGAGCTCTGTTGCATTCGATCCTCGGTTCGTGAATGGTAACAAGGTCGGATTTCAAGAAACTCAGATCTTTGTCAACATCGCCACAAATCATGGCTGGACGCTCACGCTGTCTTCAGACCAAGACTTTGTCGAAGCAGATGTTTTGTCCGGTAATGGAAACAGTTCGATCACTCTATTCATCCGACGCAATGAGGGTGCTGAACGCAGGGCGGAGATCAAAGTCGATTTTTCAAACGGTCTCACAAAGACTTTGACGCTTGTTCAGCTCAAAGCCAACGAGATTACGCCTGATCCTGCCCTCGCTTCTCGCCTTGAGATACCGAAACTCTCGGGAGATGCCGACTCTCGCTTCGTCGCGCACTATGCCCGTACCACAGCCGGTAAGGAAGTGATGAACTACTGTCTTGAATTTGTCTTGTCCAAGCATCAGAGCCGTTGGGTGGCTTTCCGATTTGATGACGAAACCCGTCCTAAGAATGTCAAAAGACAAGATACTTGGAGTGATGATCCGAAGCTCTTAGGGCTCACGGCTATGGGGACTTATCCTTATTTTCAAGGCATTGATATGGATCGTGGGCACATGGTGGCAAGCAACGACCGAGTCTTTAGTAAAGAGGCGAATGACCAGACCTTCTATTATTCAAATATTGCTCCTCAGATAGGTAAAAAGTTCAATCAATATATTTGGCAAGAGCTGGAGAATAAAGTCGCCAACTGGGGGCGTAGCTCCAACCTCGCTGACACACTGTACGTCGTCAAAGGGATCACTATAGACAAGCCTTCGGACATCATCGGGTATATCACCTCGAAAGGAAACAAGGTCACTGTACCGGTCGCAAAGAAGTGGTACATGGCACTCCTCAAGATAAAGGATGGTAAGTATTCGGCCATTGGTTTTATCTTTGATCATAAGGAATATACCAGTACTGCGATCCTTCCTGCTTATCGCCGTACGATCAAAGAGTTGCAGGATGAGGTCGGTGTCGACTTCTTCCACCTTCTGCCCGATGATGTCGAGAACGAGGTGGAGCGCACCGTCACCATAAAGCATTGGCCCGGCATATAA
- a CDS encoding metal ABC transporter ATP-binding protein: MNNTCIDKKNILVAHGISVGYEDAPILKDVSFSIYDKDFIGVIGPNGGGKTTLMKAVLGLIAPSAGHIDYFDARGHRVSSLGIGYVPQQNAIDKAFPISVERVVGYGLMKSGKIHLSKDDRRMVLETLERVGMMAYARSPIGELSGGQLQRVLLARAIVAMPTLLILDEPNTYVDKHFESQLYELLPEINKHSAILIVSHDVGAVCKMVRRLFCVNRDLHIHEDIDLSCDECNDSTSLRYLSLLEYK; the protein is encoded by the coding sequence ATGAATAATACTTGTATAGATAAAAAAAACATCCTCGTAGCCCACGGTATTTCTGTGGGTTACGAGGATGCTCCTATCCTGAAGGATGTCTCTTTCAGCATCTATGACAAGGACTTTATCGGAGTGATAGGTCCCAATGGTGGAGGTAAGACGACGTTGATGAAGGCGGTATTGGGGCTGATCGCCCCTTCCGCAGGACATATTGACTACTTTGATGCTCGGGGACATCGTGTATCCTCGCTCGGGATTGGCTATGTGCCACAGCAGAATGCGATAGACAAGGCCTTCCCTATATCGGTCGAACGTGTTGTCGGGTACGGCCTCATGAAGTCAGGAAAGATACATCTCTCGAAGGATGATAGACGGATGGTACTGGAAACACTCGAAAGGGTCGGGATGATGGCATACGCTCGAAGTCCTATCGGAGAGCTTTCGGGCGGACAGTTGCAGAGAGTGTTGCTCGCCAGAGCTATCGTGGCGATGCCTACGCTGCTGATCCTGGACGAGCCCAATACCTATGTGGATAAGCACTTCGAGTCTCAGCTCTATGAGCTTCTCCCGGAGATCAACAAGCATTCTGCAATCCTCATCGTTTCGCACGATGTGGGAGCAGTATGTAAGATGGTTCGGCGTCTCTTCTGTGTCAACCGGGATCTGCATATACATGAGGATATCGATCTCTCTTGTGATGAGTGTAATGACTCTACATCGCTTAGGTATCTGTCTCTGTTAGAGTACAAATAG
- a CDS encoding DedA family protein translates to MESLPFIEWCLEHLNYFTITLLMTIESSFIPFPSEVVIPPAAYMAASSGDLNVYLVVFFGTLGAVFGALINYGLAMWLGRPLIYRFANSRLGAICLIDSAKVEKAEGFFARNGSISTFVGRLIPGIRQLISIPAGLARMSLSKFILFTALGGGIWNAVLAALGYYAASIVPREQLMDYIHQHSREVSLVIVAVVVVVLAVFIYKAIKKPKEVA, encoded by the coding sequence ATGGAGTCTTTGCCCTTTATCGAATGGTGTCTGGAGCACCTCAACTACTTCACGATCACTCTCTTGATGACGATAGAGAGTTCGTTCATCCCATTCCCTTCGGAAGTGGTGATCCCGCCGGCAGCCTATATGGCAGCTTCATCGGGTGACCTAAATGTATATCTGGTGGTCTTCTTCGGGACGCTGGGTGCCGTTTTCGGGGCTTTGATCAATTATGGCTTGGCGATGTGGCTGGGGCGACCTCTCATCTATCGATTTGCCAACAGCAGGTTGGGGGCGATCTGTCTGATCGACTCTGCCAAGGTGGAGAAGGCCGAGGGCTTCTTTGCCCGTAACGGTTCGATTTCCACTTTTGTCGGTCGTCTTATCCCCGGGATACGTCAGCTGATCTCTATACCTGCAGGCTTGGCTCGTATGTCGTTGTCGAAGTTTATCCTTTTTACCGCGCTTGGGGGTGGTATATGGAATGCTGTTTTGGCAGCCCTCGGGTACTACGCGGCTTCGATCGTACCTCGTGAGCAACTCATGGACTATATTCATCAGCACAGCAGGGAGGTGAGCTTGGTCATCGTGGCGGTGGTCGTCGTGGTGCTGGCTGTCTTCATATACAAAGCCATCAAGAAGCCTAAGGAAGTGGCTTGA
- a CDS encoding sensor histidine kinase yields MRRSTIWLLIIVMLSAFGGLLFMQINYINVMYQYRNEQFNESVYLALYQVNTSLETDEIHRWIDDQIKTDVVYPSKFGRYPDPLKYSESFQLDQLPIDPLNPRSKSSDRFLATSSLIQNQLISQLGYIQDKFKEYAIKMVMKGTPTPFYDRVTQNQLETYMSEHLSKRGVGLHCVYEVVNYSNQVFFSNGRVPANKPGEVYTQVLFPNDNPSDLHFLKVYFPGKQDYISGRMDLMIPSLIFTTLLFIFSVITIIIILRQKKLAELKADFINNMTHELKTPVSTIILGSQMLRDSDVSKTPEMSKNILNSIADEGKRLNFLIEKVLQMSLFDKEKIAFKFKEVDIQELLMSVVNTFSIKTESYGGGIGIELDATDTDVYVDEMHITNVLFNLLDNAIKYRRPDVPPQLTVGTYNEGNKLCIYIQDNGIGIKKEYLKKVFDRFFRVPTGNVHDVKGFGLGLAYVSKIVRDHGGDIRAESQLGKGTKFIIILPLINTK; encoded by the coding sequence ATGAGAAGGTCTACGATATGGTTGTTGATTATAGTGATGCTTTCTGCATTTGGCGGTCTGCTGTTCATGCAGATCAACTATATCAATGTCATGTATCAGTACCGAAATGAGCAGTTCAACGAGTCAGTCTACCTCGCTCTCTACCAAGTCAATACTTCCTTGGAGACTGACGAGATACATCGGTGGATCGATGATCAGATCAAGACTGATGTTGTCTATCCCAGTAAATTTGGGCGATACCCCGATCCTCTTAAGTATTCCGAAAGTTTTCAGTTGGATCAGTTGCCCATAGACCCACTCAATCCAAGGTCTAAAAGCAGTGACCGATTTCTTGCGACTTCAAGTCTTATCCAAAATCAGTTGATCAGTCAGCTGGGGTATATCCAAGATAAGTTTAAGGAGTATGCCATAAAAATGGTGATGAAAGGTACTCCCACACCGTTTTATGACCGTGTGACCCAAAATCAGTTGGAGACCTACATGAGCGAGCATCTATCCAAGAGAGGGGTAGGGTTGCACTGCGTATACGAAGTGGTCAATTACAGTAATCAGGTGTTTTTCTCGAATGGTCGAGTGCCTGCAAATAAGCCGGGTGAAGTGTATACTCAGGTTTTATTCCCTAATGACAACCCCTCTGATCTGCATTTCCTGAAGGTTTACTTCCCCGGTAAACAGGATTATATCTCGGGACGAATGGATCTGATGATACCTTCGCTGATCTTCACAACACTCCTGTTTATCTTCTCAGTCATCACCATTATCATCATCTTGCGTCAGAAGAAGTTGGCCGAACTGAAAGCCGATTTCATCAACAATATGACGCACGAGCTCAAGACGCCGGTCTCGACCATCATCCTCGGTTCGCAAATGCTCCGAGATAGTGATGTGAGCAAGACCCCCGAGATGTCCAAGAATATCCTCAACTCCATAGCCGACGAGGGTAAACGTCTCAACTTCCTCATCGAGAAAGTACTACAGATGTCTCTCTTCGACAAGGAGAAAATCGCTTTCAAATTCAAGGAAGTCGATATTCAAGAGCTACTTATGTCTGTCGTGAATACGTTCAGCATCAAGACCGAGAGCTACGGTGGTGGTATCGGCATCGAGCTTGATGCCACTGATACAGATGTATATGTCGATGAGATGCATATCACCAATGTCCTCTTCAACCTTCTCGACAATGCCATCAAGTACCGTCGTCCTGATGTGCCCCCACAACTGACGGTCGGTACTTATAACGAAGGTAATAAGCTGTGTATCTACATCCAAGATAATGGTATAGGGATCAAAAAAGAATACTTGAAGAAGGTCTTCGATCGCTTTTTCCGAGTGCCTACGGGGAACGTCCATGACGTCAAGGGTTTTGGCCTCGGTCTGGCGTATGTGAGTAAGATCGTTCGTGATCATGGGGGCGATATCCGAGCGGAAAGTCAGCTCGGTAAGGGAACAAAGTTTATAATTATTTTGCCACTTATAAATACTAAGTAA
- a CDS encoding NAD(P)H-dependent oxidoreductase — protein MKTLVVVGHPNLSKSKINRSWVKGLRPYEGEDLRIHILTDVIRADKSFDLASEQALLAQYDRIILQFPLYWYMVPGIMKEWMDTVWAEGWCYGDGGVHMEGKIIEVAVSCGAPDFVFDEKTPGNISLEKYMSFVIGSAGFVRAKAGGVFAFYGAGMPDVDSRIEKNVKDYIDFVTKK, from the coding sequence ATGAAGACATTAGTTGTCGTAGGACACCCAAATCTCTCTAAATCAAAGATCAACCGAAGCTGGGTCAAGGGGCTCAGGCCTTACGAGGGGGAAGACCTCCGCATCCACATCCTCACGGATGTGATCAGGGCGGACAAAAGTTTCGATCTGGCGAGTGAGCAAGCACTCTTGGCACAATACGATCGCATCATCCTACAGTTTCCACTCTATTGGTACATGGTACCGGGGATCATGAAGGAATGGATGGACACGGTATGGGCCGAAGGATGGTGCTATGGTGACGGCGGAGTGCACATGGAGGGCAAGATCATCGAGGTGGCAGTATCCTGTGGTGCTCCGGACTTTGTCTTCGACGAAAAGACTCCGGGCAACATTTCGCTCGAAAAATATATGTCATTCGTGATAGGTAGTGCAGGCTTCGTGCGTGCCAAAGCTGGCGGAGTCTTTGCATTCTACGGCGCAGGCATGCCGGATGTGGACAGCCGTATCGAAAAGAATGTCAAGGACTACATCGACTTTGTGACCAAGAAATAA
- a CDS encoding DsbA family protein, producing the protein MKKMIIHYWSDVMCPFCYLGEHVLERALERFEHRDEVHVRWKSNILHPELEVGQSISFLDHMHHYGNDGERLDKKIAILKEMAEKEGLIYGLEKARIVNSTEVARVMKLATDKDLVLPVAKAFGKGYFTDGTDFSKTSEIVRVAVEGGLDKADVERVLASSEYMADVVNDQATASQACPRFVPTMYFNHGFMMDGIFDEDKIVETLGRAYKQWKAFTHQVMTMDHESMGPDECAAICDMPAPY; encoded by the coding sequence ATGAAAAAGATGATCATCCACTACTGGAGTGACGTGATGTGCCCTTTCTGCTATCTCGGCGAGCACGTCCTTGAGAGGGCATTGGAGAGATTTGAGCATAGGGATGAGGTGCATGTCCGTTGGAAGAGCAATATCCTCCATCCCGAGTTGGAGGTGGGGCAGAGTATTTCCTTCCTCGATCATATGCACCACTATGGCAATGACGGTGAACGGCTCGACAAAAAGATTGCCATCCTCAAGGAGATGGCAGAGAAGGAAGGGCTGATCTATGGGCTCGAAAAGGCGCGTATCGTCAACTCGACAGAGGTGGCTCGTGTGATGAAGTTGGCAACGGACAAGGATCTTGTGCTGCCCGTCGCAAAGGCCTTCGGCAAGGGATACTTCACCGATGGTACGGACTTCTCCAAGACTTCGGAGATCGTGCGTGTGGCTGTCGAGGGTGGTCTCGATAAAGCTGATGTGGAACGCGTATTGGCCTCAAGTGAGTACATGGCAGATGTCGTGAATGATCAGGCGACGGCTTCGCAGGCTTGTCCGAGATTTGTGCCTACGATGTACTTCAATCATGGTTTCATGATGGATGGGATCTTCGACGAGGATAAGATCGTCGAGACGCTCGGACGTGCTTACAAGCAATGGAAGGCCTTCACTCACCAGGTGATGACGATGGATCATGAGTCCATGGGACCCGACGAGTGTGCTGCCATCTGTGATATGCCCGCTCCGTATTGA